In a single window of the Nicotiana tomentosiformis chromosome 8, ASM39032v3, whole genome shotgun sequence genome:
- the LOC104109005 gene encoding RNA-dependent RNA polymerase 6 codes for MGSEGSEKELVVTQISVGGFDNDVNAKMLSEYLEEQVGQVWRCRLKISSTPPDSYPTYDIDAEKVQRMNNYEKVVPHAFVHFASSESAKHALAAAGGNELILGKKPLIVSLGPENPYRLNQRRRTTMPFKFSDVSVEMGVLVSKDDFVVGWRGPRTGVDFLVDPFNGTCKILFTKDTAFSFRGEARHAIIKCNFKIEFLVREINEIKKCKDFTSLVILFQLASSPLVFYRTADDDIEESVAFDLLDDDDQWIRTTDITGSGAIGRCNTYRISIRPRNGPSFEKAMAYFSFRRVPMVEMCNRKMLRVKDEPDFGVSMSDPFFCFQNEGISFRVLFLVNAVLHKGIVNQHQMANEFFYLLRSHQEEVNLAALKHMFSYKWPVNDAIQKLAGIQKWLLKNPKLLDRTGELDDIVEVRRLVITPTKAYCLPPTVELSNRVLRNYKHVADRFLRVTFMDEGMRNLNRNVLTYYAATIVREITSNSNPQRTAIFQRVKSILSKGFHLCGRKYSFLAFSANQLRDRSAWFFAEDPKIRVPGIISWMGRFSNRNVAKCAARMGQCFSSTYATVEVPSSEVNSELPDIERNGYVFSDGIGMISADLAIEVAEKLHLSVNPPSAYQIRYAGCKGVVACWPTKNDGIRLSLRPSMKKFDSNHTILEICSWTRFQPGFLNRQIVTLLSSLDVKDGIFWEMQKEMISGLDKMLVDSDVAFDVITASCAEAGNTAALMLSAGFKPQSEPHLRGMLSSIRASQLGDLRNKARIFVPSGRWLMGCLDELGELEQGQCFIQVSSPSLENCFVKHGPKFSDIKKNLQVVKGLVVIAKNPCLHPGDVRILEAVDVPSLSHLYDCLVFPQKGDRPHSNEASGSDLDGDLYFVTWDENLIPPSKKSWIPMNYEPAEVKQLGRQVNHMDIIDFFSKNMVQESLGEICNAHVVHADLSGFGALDEKCLKLAELAALAVDFPKTGKLVTMPFDLKPKMYPDFMGKEEFQSYKSKKILGKLYRQVKDVCDAEGEVSAGLEVVPKDIPYDTTLEILGSTTFIDDAWNSKCSYDGQLNGLLGQYKVNREEEVVTGYIWSMPKYNAKKQGELKERLKHAYNTLRKEFRNVFERMEPDFDLLPDDEKNDMYERKASAWYQVTYHPHWVARSLELQLADAVSNTVMLSFAWIAADYLARIKIRHRGLQYSDSTKPINSLGRYLVDKI; via the exons ATGGGATCAGAGGGCTCTGaaaaggaactcgtagtgactcAAATTAGTGTTGGTGGGTTCGACAATGATGTCAATGCGAAAATGCTTTCAGAATATCTGGAAGAACAAGTTGGACAAGTATGGAGGTGTAGATTAAAGATTTCATCCACCCCTCCTGACTCTTACCCAACTTATGACATTGATGCAGAGAAGGTGCAAAGAATGAATAATTACGAAAAAGTGGTACCTCATGCATTCGTTCATTTTGCATCTTCAGAGTCCGCAAAGCATGCTCTGGCTGCTGCTGGGGGTAATGAGCTCATATTAGGAAAGAAGCCTTTGATCGTTAGTTTGGGACCTGAGAATCCCTATCGTCTGAATCAGCGGAGAAGAACTACCATGCCCTTTAAATTTTCAGATGTTAGTGTAGAAATGGGAGTTCTGGTTAGTAAAGATGACTTTGTGGTTGGTTGGAGGGGACCTCGTACTGGTGTTGACTTTCTTGTGGACCCATTCAACGGGACATGCAAAATACTTTTCACAAAGGATACTGCTTTCTCTTTCAGGGGTGAAGCCAGACATGCCATTATAAAATGCAATTTCAAGATTGAGTTTTTGGTAAGGGAAATCAATGAGATAAAGAAATGTAAAGACTTTACGTCTTTGGTAATACTGTTTCAGTTGGCTTCATCTCCATTGGTTTTCTATAGAACTGCTGATGATGATATTGAAGAATCAGTTGCATTTGACTTGTTAGACGATGATGATCAATGGATCCGTACCACAGACATTACAGGTAGTGGAGCCATTGGTAGGTGTAATACCTACCGTATTTCAATTCGACCTCGCAATGGTCCTAGCTTTGAGAAGGCCATGGCATATTTCAGTTTTCGTAGGGTGCCCATGGTAGAAATGTGTAACCGAAAGATGCTCCGGGTGAAGGATGAGCCTGATTTTGGGGTGTCCATGTCAGATCCTTTCTTCTGCTTCCAAAATGAAGGTATAAGCTTTAGGGTCTTGTTTCTGGTGAATGCGGTTTTGCACAAGGGCATAGTTAATCAGCATCAAATGGCTAATGAATTCTTTTATTTACTTAGAAGTCATCAGGAGGAGGTTAATTTAGCTGCACTGAAGCACATGTTTTCTTACAAATGGCCTGTCAATGATGCTATTCAGAAGTTAGCAGGCATCCAGAAATGGCTGTTGAAAAACCCTAAACTTCTCGACAGAACTGGAGAGTTGGATGATATTGTAGAGGTTAGGAGATTGGTTATTACCCCAACCAAAGCATACTGTCTTCCGCCGACTGTGGAGCTTTCCAACAGAGTCCTCAGGAATTATAAACATGTTGCAGATCGATTTTTGCGAGTTACATTCATGGACGAGGGCATGCGGAACTTGAATAGGAATGTGCTGACATACTATGCTGCTACCATTGTGAGGGAAATCACATCAAATTCAAATCCCCAGAGAACTGCAATCTTCCAAAGGGTGAAAAGTATTCTGAGTAAAGGATTTCATTTGTGTGGTCGAAAGTACTCCTTTTTGGCATTCTCAGCTAACCAGCTGAGGGATCGTTCTGCCTGGTTTTTTGCAGAAGACCCTAAAATTAGGGTGCCCGGCATCATAAGCTGGATGGGGAGGTTCAGTAACAGGAATGTCGCCAAATGTGCAGCTAGGATGGGACAGTGCTTTTCATCAACTTATGCAACAGTGGAAGTCCCTTCAAGTGAAGTTAACTCAGAGCTTCCAGATATTGAAAGAAATGGGTATGTTTTCTCTGATGGAATCGGCATGATATCAGCAGATCTAGCTATAGAAGTTGCAGAGAAGCTGCATTTAAGTGTCAATCCTCCTTCTGCTTATCAGATAAGATATGCTGGTTGTAAAGGTGTTGTTGCTTGTTGGCCGACAAAGAATGATGGCATCCGCCTTTCTCTGAGGCCAAGTATGAAGAAATTCGACTCAAATCACACTATCCTTGAAATATGCTCTTGGACGAGATTTCAACCTGGTTTCCTGAACCGGCAAATAGTAACCCTGCTCTCTTCCTTGGACGTTAAAGATGGAATATTCTGGGAAATGCAAAAAGAaatgatatcagggttggataAAATGCTCGTGGATTCGGACGTGGCTTTTGATGTCATCACAGCTTCATGTGCTGAGGCAGGAAATACTGCAGCTCTAATGTTGAGTGCAGGTTTTAAACCTCAAAGTGAGCCTCATTTAAGAGGGATGCTGTCTAGCATAAGAGCTTCTCAGCTTGGGGACCTCAGGAATAAGGCAAGGATATTTGTTCCTTCAGGAAGGTGGTTGATGGGCTGTTTGGATGAATTAGGTGAGCTTGAGCAAGGCCAATGCTTTATTCAAGTGTCAAGCCCTTCGTTGGAGAATTGTTTTGTTAAGCATGGTCCGAAATTTTCTGATATAAAGAAAAATCTTCAAGTAGTAAAGGGCCTTGTTGTAATTGCAAAAAACCCGTGTCTTCATCCCGGGGATGTGAGGATTCTGGAGGCTGTAGATGTTCCTAGTTTAAGCCATCTCTATGATTGTCTGGTCTTTCCTCAGAAGGGGGATAGGCCACATTCAAATGAAGCATCAGGAAGTGACCTGGACGGTGACCTCTACTTTGTCACTTGGGATGAAAATCTCATCCCACCCAGTAAGAAAAGCTGGATACCCATGAACTATGAACCTGCGGAAGTCAAACAGTTGGGTCGTCAAGTTAATCATATG GACATAAtagattttttttcaaaaaacatGGTCCAAGAGAGTCTAGGAGAAATCTGCAACGCACATGTGGTTCATGCTGACCTCAGTGGATTTGGAGCTTTGGATGAGAAGTGCCTAAAATTGGCAGAGCTTGCTGCTCTAGCCGTTGATTTCCCCAAAACTGGAAAACTTGTAACCATGCCTTTTGACCTCAAACCAAAAATGTATCCCGACTTCATGGGGAAAGAGGAATTCCAATCATACAAGTCAAAGAAAATTTTGGGCAAATTGTATAGGCAAGTGAAAGATGTATGTGATGCAGAGGGTGAAGTATCTGCTGGACTTGAGGTTGTCCCAAAAGACATCCCATATGACACTACTCTTGAGATCCTAGGATCCACAACTTTCATAGACGATGCATGGAACAGCAAATGTTCTTATGATGGTCAATTGAATGGACTTTTAGGACAATACAAAGTGAACAGGGAAGAAGAGGTGGTTACTGGATATATATGGTCCATGCCGAAGTACAATGCTAAGAAGCAAGGAGAATTAAAAGAGAGGCTGAAGCACGCATATAATACGCTGAGGAAGGAGTTCAGGAATGTCTTCGAGCGTATGGAGCCTGATTTTGATCTTCTTCCTGATGATGAGAAGAATGATATGTATGAAAGAAAGGCATCTGCATGGTATCAGGTCACCTACCATCCTCATTGGGTTGCTAGATCACTGGAGTTGCAATTGGCAGATGCTGTCTCAAATACTGTAATGTTAAGTTTTGCATGGATTGCAGCAGATTACCTTGCTCGAATTAAAATTAGGCACAGGGGATTGCAGTATTCCGACTCTACCAAGCCAATCAATTCCCTTGGAAGGTATCTTGTTGACAAAATATGA
- the LOC104108998 gene encoding ethylene-responsive transcription factor WIN1-like, producing the protein MVQSKKFKGVRQRQWGSWVSEIRHPLLKKRIWLGTFETAEEAARAYDEAAILMNGQVAKTNFPIVKENHVNNSNDKKFPLSSSSTLSTVLNAKLRKCCKYPAPSMTCLRLDNDNCHIGVWQKRSGKNSGSNWITKIELGKKEEPHQSHESMNSWSLSSSSGFTSSSSSSELGISKPLDEENRAAMQMVEELLYWNSPFSSAPISDLSPSFSNSK; encoded by the exons ATGGTACAATCAAAGAAGTTCAAAGGTGTCAGACAACGCCAGTGGGGCTCTTGGGTTTCTGAAATTCGCCACCCTTTGCT GAAGAAAAGGATATGGCTCGGAACATTTGAGACAGCAGAGGAAGCAGCAAGAGCATATGATGAAGCAGCAATCTTGATGAATGGTCAAGTTGCAAAAACAAACTTCCCAATAGTGAAGGAGAATCATGTTAACAACAGTAATGACAAGAAATTCCCCTTATCTTCTTCATCAACACTGTCCACTGTGCTCAATGCAAAGCTGAGGAAATGTTGCAAATATCCAGCACCTTCCATGACCTGTCTGAGGCTCGATAACGATAAttgtcatattggagtatggcAAAAAAGATCAGGAAAAAATTCAGGTTCTAATTGGATAACAAAAATTGAGCTTGGGAAGAAGGAGGAGCCTCATCAAAGCCATGAGAGTATGAATTCTTGGTCTCTATCATCATCCTCTGGTTTTACATCCTCTTCATCTTCTTCTGAACTAGGAATAAGTAAGCCATTGGATGAAGAAAACAGAGCTGCTATGCAGATGGTTGAAGAGCTACTCTATTGGAATTCTCCATTTTCTTCTGCACCTATTAGTGATCTCTCTCCCTCTTTTTCCAACTCTAAGTGA